A region from the Mercenaria mercenaria strain notata chromosome 7, MADL_Memer_1, whole genome shotgun sequence genome encodes:
- the LOC128558499 gene encoding uncharacterized protein LOC128558499 translates to MKAICFLIVLLLTVTACLIGLESLLGYILDQEESVVYPGTLSEFSVSCNDLSLSSDEDFNSFNVKKSGLNISISGDGQYICSGTNLTNLVYLVLERLSRLRLSKGFEEPPYLSCGNESLAPKPGHLLVAFSKISRHQKFSDNDSDAILHWDNHSRNSVIDPSVYYHNGEITIVEGRIYYIYASVYFNISLQKHEKVTHFDKLQQVSVRICRHVYGYEQTLLGRRKLFNISNANAVSSLRIGSHLKLSKNDTIYVKVSNANRLMRNSEGNIFGLFPT, encoded by the exons ATGAAAGCTATATGTTTCTTAATAGTTTTACTGTTGACTGTGACGGCATGTTTAATTGGTCTCGAGTCATTACTTGGATATATTCTTGACCAAGAAGAATCGGTAGTTTATCCAGGAACGTTATCGGAATTTTCTGTTTCCTGTAACGACCTTTCTCTTAGTTCTGACGAAGACTTCAATAGTTTTAATGTAAAGAAAAGCGGATTAAATATTTCTATTAGCGGCGACGGACAGTACATTTGTAGCGGAACAAACCTTACAAATTTagtttatttg GTTCTTGAAAGACTGTCAAGGTTACGTTTATCAAAAG GTTTCGAAGAACCTCCATATCTTTCCTGTGGAAACGAAAGTTTGGCACCAAAGCCTGGACATTTGTTAGttgctttttcaaaaatatccCGGCATCAAAAGTTTTCAG ACAACGATTCAGACGCTATTCTTCACTGGGACAACCATTCAAGAAATTCCGTCATAGATCCTTCAGTATACTATCATAATGGCGAGATAACTATCGTAGAGGGCCGAATTTACTATATTTATGCCTCAGTATATTTCAACATTAGTTTACAAAAGCATGAAAAGGTCACACATTTCGACAAACTACAACAAGTTTCAGTGCGGATTTGCAGACATGTATATGGGTATGAGCAGACGCTGTTAGGGAGAAGGAAGTTATTCAACATCAGCAATGCAAATGCTGTGTCGAGTTTAAGAATTGGAAGTCatttgaaattgtcaaaaaatgatACTATATACGTTAAAGTATCGAACGCAAATCGACTGATGCGCAACTCAGAAGGAAATATTTTTGGACTTTTTCCTACATAA
- the LOC128558498 gene encoding uncharacterized protein LOC128558498 → MEVSGRKHKGSFKDSAEISSAEDGEVFCQPCSSDGDRMVAKGYCENCNEYLCATCLKVHRKQAMSRNHKVLEGGNMLKARMSSVTLNSCSELCVRHTNEIVKFYCSAHDVVGCGDCIVLDHKLCKVDRIQDISMNYFHGAEHQELQQKVDQFLKNIEQVNRQIQTNDKNIQQTYIKAVNDVKSFKKEILEYLNKAEADMLAVLNKRKRSDEKLMSDLKEHEKTTRGNIQELHEKLQLQLNQANELFVAAKETKERVTRIGDSIKQLQQDCKYKQYVFVCCKHVKDMFKSQSHSILGELLILKDIAEAEPQFDSEIGIKASDDTEDCKIFACALISFNRIILADLSNKCLKIVDIENGNIAEKYKLKSGPWGLAVITKNRIAVTLPDEQKIQFLTLTQCDKITESNTIKVKGACTRIACQENKIMVLYRDHVVILNMDGEEIKAISNSYMEFLVDIALDSGYFYVSNRVLRRSCVFKFDLEGNLIATYNDKDLSDVRGLCVTRDGKLLVCNWEYGGNIYMISPECQKIKAVLKQNVRVRRPYCISFCDETNKLFVFNNESKLDPKLKNVLNIFQFK, encoded by the coding sequence ATGGAGGTGAGTGGTCGAAAGCATAAAGGGTCATTCAAGGACTCTGCAGAAATTTCGTCTGCTGAAGATGGTGAAGTCTTCTGTCAACCATGTAGCAGTGATGGGGACAGGATGGTTGCCAAGGGTTACTGCGAAAACTGCAACGAATATTTGTGTGCTACGTGTTTGAAGGTTCATCGTAAACAAGCGATGTCCAGAAATCATAAAGTCCTTGAAGGTGGAAACATGCTAAAGGCCCGGATGTCATCTGTGACACTTAATTCTTGTTCTGAGTTGTGTGTTAGACATACAAATGAGATAGTAAAATTCTATTGCTCGGCACATGATGTGGTTGGGTGCGGGGATTGCATAGTTCTGGATCATAAATTGTGTAAAGTGGATCGTATACAAGATATATCTATGAACTACTTCCATGGTGCTGAACATCAAGAACTCCAACAGAAGGTAGACCAGTTCCTGAAAAACATAGAACAAGTAAACAGACAGATACAAACCAATGACAAAAACATACAACAAACATACATCAAAGCAGTAAACGATGTAAAATCATTCAAGAAAGAAATACTGGAATATTTGAACAAGGCAGAGGCGGACATGTTGGCGGTATTGAACAAAAGGAAAAGGAGTGACGAAAAACTGATGTCAGATCTGAAAGAACATGAAAAGACCACGAGAGGTAATATCCAAGAGTTGCATGAGAAACTACAACTACAGTTAAATCAAGCAAACGAATTATTTGTAGCTGCGAAAGAAACGAAGGAAAGAGTTACGCGCATAGGTGACAGCATAAAGCAATTGCAACAAGACTGTAAGTACAAGCAGtatgtatttgtttgttgtaAACACGTCAAAGACATGTTCAAGTCTCAATCTCATAGTATACTAGGTGAACTTTTGATATTGAAAGATATTGCAGAAGCGGAACCGCAGTTTGATAGTGAAATTGGAATAAAGGCATCGGATGACACGGAAGATTGTAAGATTTTCGCCTGTGCTCTTATTTCGTTCAATCGGATAATATTAGCAGATCTTAGTAATAAATGCTTGAAAATTGTTGATATTGAAAATGGAAATATAGCAGaaaaatacaaacttaaaagCGGACCGTGGGGACTGGCAGTTATTACTAAGAATCGTATTGCCGTTACACTTCCTGATGAACAGAAAATACAATTTCTGACACTTACTCAGTGTGACAAAATCACTGAAAGCAACACCATTAAAGTGAAAGGCGCGTGTACAAGAATTGCTTGCCAGGAAAATAAGATAATGGTGTTATACCGTGATCATGTTGTAATTCTGAATATGGACGGGGAAGAGATAAAAGCTATATCCAATTCTTATATGGAATTTCTTGTGGATATTGCTCTTGACTCTGGTTATTTTTATGTTTCTAATAGAGTGTTAAGAAGAAGTTGTGTTTTCAAATTTGATCTTGAAGGAAATCTTATTGCAACATACAATGATAAAGATCTATCAGATGTTAGAGGACTTTGTGTAACAAGAGATGGTAAACTTCTTGTATGTAACTGGGAATATGGTGGAAATATTTATATGATTTCACCAGAGTGCCAGAAAATAAAAGCAGTTTTGAAGCAAAATGTTCGTGTAAGACGTCCATATTGCATTTCGTTCTGTGATGAAACCaacaaactttttgtttttaacaatgAAAGTAAACTTGATCCAAAACTGAAGaacgttttaaacatatttcaattcaaaTAA